From uncultured Pseudodesulfovibrio sp.:
TTCTTGGATTGTGTTGCTTTAAGCTTCTCCAGGAGCTTCTTGTCCTTGGAGCGTTCCACTGCCTCCGCTCGACATCTTTGCAATTTGAGTTCCAAACTATTGAGATTCATCCGGGCAATGGACATATCCTGATCCAGAGCTTCCTTGTATTGCCGCCACAGCCACATATCGTTGGCAGATTTGTGTGAACTGTTTTCTTTCAGCAGATGCTCACGCAACAGTTCTTCCAGCTCGGACACCTTAGCGGCCTGCTCATCTCGGGCAGCCTTGGCTCGAGCCAAAGCCCCCTTGGCCTGCTCCTCAAGCTGCTCCCGATAATCGAGAACCTTGTCGAGCTTAAATGAAAACTGCTTGGACACTTTACACTCCTACCACCACTCTCTGCACGATATCAGGGACCTATTTTTTGACTAACACAGGGTTACCTGCCAAACCACAATAGCCCTTTTCCTTGGTCTCGTCGGCCCACCTCCACATCATGCACATGGTAACCTGACACATCTTCATCTTGTCGTCGTGTGTCTTGAGCAAAGGACAGAACATGAATTTCGCATCGCTATCACTGACCAGCATGGTATTCTCCTTTAAAAAAAACGGCGCGTCGCCAACCGCGACGCGCCGTCAATATAGCGTGCATTGCTGTTTCTTTCCAGCATTTAGCCTTCGGGAACTTCCGCAACAGGAGCAACCTCGGCCTCGACAGGGGCAAAGATAGGTGCCTGTTTACGAGCCACAGGGCCACCACCAATGGAAATCAATGTTTCCATACCGAGCATGCCCTTGAGCTTTTCCAACGCAAGGATAGACCTACGGCCTTCCTTGTCCAATACTTTTGCATATCCGCCATCAGCAATAATCTCAGCGTAATCGCTGGAATCAAGCTTGGGATCATTTTTAAAACGGGCCTCGAAGTTTTTAGCGTACTGACGAATCAACACATCCATTTCGATGTCGGACATATTCACAACACCGGACATGCCCAACACAACGGCTTCAGGGGTCAAATCGTCAGACTCGACCACTTTCTTGAAACTCCGTGCATATCGCAAACTACCGTCATAGATATGACTCCGTTTGACCACGTTCATCCCAGCCCAACCGGCATTAAGCCACTTGAACAGGAAAACGGAACTCTTCGGAGCAGCTTGATCGTGCTCCACAAAGATTTGCACTGAACCGGATGAGTACATAAACGTATCCATCCAACCGATCATGCCCTTATTCAGCCCTTCAAGACCGGAATAGAAATAATCCCATTCCTTGTCGTTTAGAATCGCTCCCTTGCGACCAACATCGGATTTGCCATCCTGTTCGGTCACGGAAACCAGTATATTCTTACCCTGATATTTGAGCAGAATAATCAACCTGTTGAGATCGTAGGCATAGTAAGCCTCGGCAAAGGAATCAGGAGTGTTTGCCTCAAACTCGCGCCCCCGGGTGATCACTGGTTCATTCAGCGTAGGAAGTTCCTCCCACAAACCTTTTTCACGAGCCAGGAATTGACTGTCCTCATGCCAACCGGACAGTCTGAGAACTGCGGGGCACAACAAATAGTTGGGGATATCCGGATTATAAAAATACCGAAGAATACGATCCAAATCGGTGCGTACTTCCTGACGCAAACAGATACCATGCCCCTTGAACCGTTTGGCCGGGGCGATATCCTTGGGGTCATCCTGCATGTTCACGACAAAATCCAACATTGGCTGGATTTTGCTCACAGCCAACATGGAATCATCTCCCTGCAGTACCTCAAATAGATGGTCAATACCGGACTCGACATCCTTGGCCAATGGTGCCGGTTTAGGAGACAACTTCACATCCATAAGACCTTCCGGCTCCTCGGCTCGCACCGGGGAAACAGCGGTCAGGACGCACAGCCCAAAAATCAGGGCGACAATGCCTTGGACAACAGATAAAGATCTGAAAGTATTATTCTTCATATAGTATTTGTATTGGTTGAGCCGCGCTTAAACACGGACGGTTTTTTTCATGTCCTCAAAACTCTATGTAGTAATCTTCCTCAGCTTTGGCAAGGGCGAGGCTATGACCCTGAAAAACCAAATCAATCATCAGGCTCTGACGTTTTTTTCCTAAATCCCAAAAGTTCCACGCGAGTAACAGCCTTTCCTCCGAACTTGCGGCGAACTTCATCCACGGCCTTGTCCAACTCACTGGTAGCTTCCACCTCATGCGGAGATTCTTCAAAAAGTGTCACCTGCCGCGTCCTGGAATCAAAATTGGAAACCCCAACCCCGATAAGCCGTACTGCTCGACGCAACTCCAATTGTTCCAACAACTCACAGGCGGTTTCAAAAATAACGGCAGTTTCGTCTGTTCGGCCTCCAAGGCTTTTTGATCGCGTGATCTGTTTGAAGTCGGCATATTTGATCTTGAGCGTAACAGTCCGCCCCTTGTATCCATGCCGCCGAAGATCGGCCCCAACGCGTTCCGACTGGGTTAACAACCACTTTCTAAGGATTTTTCGATCTGTCGTATCCTCATGAAACGTGTTTTCCGCACTACAACTCTTAGCCCCGGAAGACACCATAACCGGATTAGGATCTACACCGCGCGCGCGATCATGCAATGCGCCGCCATATTTGCCAAGCCTTTCCTCCCAAAAATCACGCGGCTTGAGCAATACATCGCCACACGTCCGCACACCAAGGCGTTTCAATATCTCCACCAATTTTTTCCCCACACCGGGAATTTTTTTTACAGGCAGGGGATGCAAAAACGCAGCGACCTCGTCATGTCGTATGATATAAATTCCATTGGGTTTATCCATATCCGAAGCAATCTTTGCCAAAAAACGAACAGGAGCCGCCCCAACCGAACAGGTTAACCCTGTGACTTCCACCATGCGTGCCTTAATTTTACTACACACTTCTTCGATGGGACCAAAAAGTCGTTCGAGACCGGTTCCGTCCAGATAGGCCTCATCCACGCTTGCCTTTTCTACCGTAGGAGAAAACTCCCGCAACACGCCCAGGGCTTGTCGCGAGATCTCCTTGTAGCGTTTCATGCGCCCCGGCACTAGAATGATATCCGGACACAACTGCCGGGCTTTGACCACGCTCATGGCCGAATACACGCCAAAAGCCCGCACTTCATAACTGGCAGCGGATACAACGCTTCGATCCGAAGTGCCACCCACAGCCACAGGCTTACCGCGCAACTCAGGATTATCGAGTTGCTCCACTGACGCGAAAAAAGCATCCATATCTATGTGGAGTATCCAATTCTGCATCCAATAAATATCTCAGAAAGGGTTAGATCAAAATTAATCCTGTCCAGCCCGGGCAAAGACCTGTTTGCACTCTTCCACAAAATTCCGAGCCATATTGGGGTTGCTCCCAAAATGCATATGAACATAGGAACCAAGGGTATTGCCCACCTGAAAACCCTCCGGGCTATCAATGGGACCCTTGCGTCCGGTCATGGAATAGACAGAAAGCAACGATTGCATACCGGGATCATCCTGAATGGACGAATAATGAAATTCATGACCGCGTGCACATGTCCCGGCAGGACCAAGCACCGTATCCGCCTGAGTCGTGACTTCCCGATAGCCTAATGCGCGGAATTTTTCGAACATTTCCGCTCGAATGGGAAACACCCCGGACATCGCGTACCGCCCACGCCCGGTGATAATATCATTCATCAAATACATGAACCCGCCACATTCGGCATAGACAGGACGACCGGATTCACAAAATTCCTTGATCTCCCGACGAAGCTTATTGTTCTGCCCCAATTCAAAAACATACAGTTCAGGATAACCGCCACCAAGGTAAAGCCCATCCAATTGTTCGGGCAGTCGGGCATCTTCAAGGGGCGAGAACTCTACCAGCCGTGCTCCAGCTTCACGAAGTAGCCGCAAGTTTTCTTCATAGTAAAAGCAAAAAGCGTTATCCCGAGCCAAGCCAATGGTCACACTTGGCAACTGAGGCACCGGTGCAAACGGCGGCATAACTTCGGTTTCAGGCAAGGTCTCAAGCAATATATCCAGATCCAACCCTGTTTCCACCCAGTCAGCCAACCGTTGATAGCGGCTCATATCCGGGCCTTCCTGATCAGGGGTGACAAGTCCAAGATGACGCGACGGAGTCGCAATGGCTTCATCTCGTTTGAGACAGCCAAGGACTGGGACATCCGGCACCAACGACATGGCCTCATGGAGCAACTCACAATGCGAATCACTGCCCACACGGTTAAAAATAACCCCAGCAATATTTACATCAGGATCAAACCCGGCATACCCGGAAACCAATGCAGCCGCAGATCTGGCCATGGATCGTGCATCCACAACCAAAATGACAGGCAACCCGAGATTTTTGGACATCTGCGCCGTGGACCCGTGGTCAGCCGTACCAGAGATGCCGTCGAACAGCCCCATAACGCCTTCAATAATAGCTACGTCACACTCCGCGCCATATCGATTGAAAATATCAGTATTGGTCGATTCACTCAGCATCCAGCCATCCAGGTTATGACTGGGAACAGGCTCCCCATTTCGCGCACATGCCAGCGCATGATGGCCGGGATCAATAAAATCCGGCCCACATTTGAAAGGCTGTACGGCCACCCCTTTACGCGCAAGGGACGCCATCAGACCAAGCGAAATCGAGGTCTTGCCGCATCCACTGTGCGTTCCGGCAACAATAAAAGCCTTGAGATTGCTCATTCGTGTCCTTTGTTCACGGCTCTATCCGCAGAAATATCCAGCGTTATCGCTGTCTAAATCAGCCCCTTACCCGTCAGATAATCCAGCATTTTCTTGCCTTCGGGATGGGTCGCATCAAGCGCCATGCACCGGGACACAGCTTCACCGCACTTGGCCCAATCCTTGCGGTCAAAATGGGCACGCGCCAGATTGTACCAAAGATTCTCGTCATTATCAGCGAGATCAAGAGCGCGTTTGTAGTAATCCACAGCCTGCCCGGTCAGCTTCTTTTTCCTCAAGGCTATGCCATACTCGTTAAAAAGATGCTTATGATCCTCACTAAACGCAGACTCAATTTTGATGATTCTGTCAAAAACCTTTCTGGCCTTATCGTCCTCATCCCGAGCCAACAGGCAGAGTCCGATACCAAA
This genomic window contains:
- the dinB gene encoding DNA polymerase IV, with amino-acid sequence MQNWILHIDMDAFFASVEQLDNPELRGKPVAVGGTSDRSVVSAASYEVRAFGVYSAMSVVKARQLCPDIILVPGRMKRYKEISRQALGVLREFSPTVEKASVDEAYLDGTGLERLFGPIEEVCSKIKARMVEVTGLTCSVGAAPVRFLAKIASDMDKPNGIYIIRHDEVAAFLHPLPVKKIPGVGKKLVEILKRLGVRTCGDVLLKPRDFWEERLGKYGGALHDRARGVDPNPVMVSSGAKSCSAENTFHEDTTDRKILRKWLLTQSERVGADLRRHGYKGRTVTLKIKYADFKQITRSKSLGGRTDETAVIFETACELLEQLELRRAVRLIGVGVSNFDSRTRQVTLFEESPHEVEATSELDKAVDEVRRKFGGKAVTRVELLGFRKKTSEPDD
- a CDS encoding cobyrinate a,c-diamide synthase yields the protein MSNLKAFIVAGTHSGCGKTSISLGLMASLARKGVAVQPFKCGPDFIDPGHHALACARNGEPVPSHNLDGWMLSESTNTDIFNRYGAECDVAIIEGVMGLFDGISGTADHGSTAQMSKNLGLPVILVVDARSMARSAAALVSGYAGFDPDVNIAGVIFNRVGSDSHCELLHEAMSLVPDVPVLGCLKRDEAIATPSRHLGLVTPDQEGPDMSRYQRLADWVETGLDLDILLETLPETEVMPPFAPVPQLPSVTIGLARDNAFCFYYEENLRLLREAGARLVEFSPLEDARLPEQLDGLYLGGGYPELYVFELGQNNKLRREIKEFCESGRPVYAECGGFMYLMNDIITGRGRYAMSGVFPIRAEMFEKFRALGYREVTTQADTVLGPAGTCARGHEFHYSSIQDDPGMQSLLSVYSMTGRKGPIDSPEGFQVGNTLGSYVHMHFGSNPNMARNFVEECKQVFARAGQD
- the fliJ gene encoding flagellar export protein FliJ, which gives rise to MSKQFSFKLDKVLDYREQLEEQAKGALARAKAARDEQAAKVSELEELLREHLLKENSSHKSANDMWLWRQYKEALDQDMSIARMNLNSLELKLQRCRAEAVERSKDKKLLEKLKATQSKKHHEEENARQEKENDEMATLRYESKDF